The genome window GCAATAATTATAAAAAATAAATTGTAATAAATTGGCATAATTTCAAAAAATGAAAATGAAATTTTGAAAAATCTATTCGGCTTTTAATACAATCAGAATTTTAATTCAAGAATTAATATAGGTGGTTTTAAGGCAGTGATTGCTTAGCATAGATATTATCCACTTAACCACCAATTGTCACCCTGCACTTGATTCGTGTATTTATAGGGGTTAATTATAAAATACACACTTTCACTTCATACCCGCGGAAGCGGGTATCCATTATTTTATATTATAGATTCCCGCTTTCGCGGGAATGAAAAATGGTTTGGCTATTCTTAACCCCGCAATAAATGCGGGGTGACAATTAGTGGTTAAGGGGCTAAATTTAATAAACACTCCCACAAAATCATTTACAATTAATTGCTTGCTTTTGTTAAGGTAATTATTTATAAGCCAAAAAATCGCAAGCAATTTATGAAAAATTATTCATTCCCTCATAAACATCTTACCGATACCAAAAATCTCTCTAAGCAAGATATTGAACATATTTTATCCCTTGCTGAAAATTATGTTAAAAACTCTGATTATCCGCAAAAATTAAAGGGCAAAACCCTAATAAATCTATTCTTTGAAAACTCTACAAGAACTAGAACCTCATTTGAACTTGCAGGTAAAAGGCTTGGTGTTGATGTAATAAATATGGATGTTGAAACATCTTCCGCAAAAAAAGGTGAAACTATCATTGATACAGCAATGACTCTCAACGCAATGCGGGCGGATTATATAGTTGTTAGGCATTCTGAAAGCGGTGTACCAGAACTTCTTTCAAGAAAAGTTAATTGTAGCGTGATAAATGCTGGCGATGGTTGGAATTCTCACCCAACGCAAGCCCTACTTGACGCACTAACTATAAAAAGAAGGCTCGGCAAGTTTGAGGGATTAAATATTCTTATTTCTGGCGATATTCTGCATAGCAGAGTTGCGAGATCCAATATTGATACGCTCAATAAATTAGGTGCGAAAATTAGGGTTTGTGCGCCAAAAACTTTACTACCAAAAGATATTGAAAAGCTAAATGTTGAAGTTTTTTCTGATATGGATTTAGCAGTACAAAATGTTGATATAATTATGATGCTAAGGCTTCAGAAAGAGAGAATGAAAGGGGCGTTTTTTCCATCTGAGCGGGAATATTTTTATTATTTTGGGCTTGATAGAAGGAAGCTCGAAAAGGCGAAACCTTCAGTTTTAGTTATGCACCCTGGGCCAATCAATAGGGGTCTTGAAATTGATTCTGAAATCGCAGATGATATAAATAAAAGCTTGATACTTGATCAAGTGGAAATGGGTGTTGCGGTGCGTCAAGCGGTGCTTGAGGCTTTGGGTTAATTTTAATAAATAAAAAATGGCGTTAGAAAATCAAAAATTTTACGAAAGAAAATTAGTAGAAGCAAGCCCTAATACTTTATTTGACAATGCTTATATTATTGATGTTGAAAATAACCGAGTTTTCAAGGGGCAGGTTTTGGTTTCAAATGGTTTTATTAAAGAAATAATTGATTTATCTAAAGATAAGAAAATTGAAAAATCCACTGAAGTAAATTATGTAGATTGCAAAAATCTGCATCTTGCACCAGCATTAATTGATGCTCAAGTGCATATTGGTGAACCGGGCGGAGACTATAAAGAAAATCTATATCTTACCTCAAGAAGTGCGGTTGCAGGTGGTGTTGCAACCATAAATATAATGCCAGATACTAAGCCTGTGATTGATACAACTGCTTTATATGAATTTATAAAAAATCGTGCGGTTGAAAAATCTTTTTGCGATATTACAATTTTTGGCTCAATCACTAAAAATTTAGAGGGTAAAGAATTAAGCGAAATGGGGTTGCTTAAAAAGGCTGGAATTAAAGGTGTTTCAGATTGCGGAAATTCTATTTATGATAGTTTGGTTTTCAAAAGAGCTTGCGAATATGCGAGTAATTTTGATTTAACGATTTCACATCAACCAAGTGATAAATTTCTTTCTGAAAATGCAGTTTTAGCTGATGGTTTTAACTCCACAACGCTCGGCGTGCAGGGCGTTCCAGATATTTCAGAAAAAATTGGTTTAGAGCGAGATTTAGCAATAATTGAATATGTTAAAGCGAAATATCATTGTCTAAATATTTCAACTAAAAAAGCGATTGAAACAATTAAAAATTCTAAAAATAAAGGTTTGAAAATAACTTCTTCAACCACACCTGAATATTTTTCATTTACTGATGAAGAAGCAAAAGAATATAGAACTTTTGCAAAGCTAAACCCACCACTTCGTTCAGAAAATGATAGGTTTGCGATTATTGAGGGCTTAAAAAATGGTGCAATAGATTTTATTTCATCAAACCATAGCCCAAGATCGGTTGATCAAAAAAGATTACCTCTACAATCAGCAGAGTTTGGAGTTGTAGGTCTTGAAACAATGCTTTCAGCAAGCTA of Rickettsiales bacterium contains these proteins:
- the pyrC gene encoding dihydroorotase; the encoded protein is MALENQKFYERKLVEASPNTLFDNAYIIDVENNRVFKGQVLVSNGFIKEIIDLSKDKKIEKSTEVNYVDCKNLHLAPALIDAQVHIGEPGGDYKENLYLTSRSAVAGGVATINIMPDTKPVIDTTALYEFIKNRAVEKSFCDITIFGSITKNLEGKELSEMGLLKKAGIKGVSDCGNSIYDSLVFKRACEYASNFDLTISHQPSDKFLSENAVLADGFNSTTLGVQGVPDISEKIGLERDLAIIEYVKAKYHCLNISTKKAIETIKNSKNKGLKITSSTTPEYFSFTDEEAKEYRTFAKLNPPLRSENDRFAIIEGLKNGAIDFISSNHSPRSVDQKRLPLQSAEFGVVGLETMLSASYTYLIKEGFELPQIFKLLSKNPAEYLGLKGQGAIKKGYKADLIIVDFSQEAIVNPLQFAGKAVNSLYDGIKLMGGVVKTFVSGKLVYEKN
- a CDS encoding aspartate carbamoyltransferase catalytic subunit; translated protein: MKNYSFPHKHLTDTKNLSKQDIEHILSLAENYVKNSDYPQKLKGKTLINLFFENSTRTRTSFELAGKRLGVDVINMDVETSSAKKGETIIDTAMTLNAMRADYIVVRHSESGVPELLSRKVNCSVINAGDGWNSHPTQALLDALTIKRRLGKFEGLNILISGDILHSRVARSNIDTLNKLGAKIRVCAPKTLLPKDIEKLNVEVFSDMDLAVQNVDIIMMLRLQKERMKGAFFPSEREYFYYFGLDRRKLEKAKPSVLVMHPGPINRGLEIDSEIADDINKSLILDQVEMGVAVRQAVLEALG